Proteins co-encoded in one Populus trichocarpa isolate Nisqually-1 chromosome 10, P.trichocarpa_v4.1, whole genome shotgun sequence genomic window:
- the LOC7455514 gene encoding uncharacterized protein LOC7455514 isoform X3: MAKREVLLDRWRTIEEEEELHANDGDNPVIRRRLHLLKEQWFSDTFKYLISLPREEHIWCGDFDLMGPLLETFYNYYKDDRPDSPLRLLWKRMSGEMRHCIQCVSQHHHAQEMYDKEYETSSIGPLLEVLRSIDEERVTRHLREINDRLKKQEYDHLRDNVDVVSLMYEVLMFPVLLDDQSLLSEFELFIEAVDNMHELALSGHQQFPGVYALLFLNRRVRTVGRRLARSMEKLRGATDLEPLQPLLKKFVGFLETEILPSASKTSRPRAQMERLSIWLGITSLLEFLEPPAFEEGILECYPIFFDIVLNHISGDSAEFSHAVSCLKELFKMLGCKLWLRSTLSPSVMRNTLLGQCFHTRNEKIHKDILDLFPPFLQSLEALQDGEHEKQRRHFLYFLLHQVPVSSNFNVLTRKLACKIALLIVHRGYKMNPPCPPYECAHMWGPSLVATLKDSSLHSALRQPAFDLIQIILVSDAAALLSTMWSNHTIIDADTNICLELNDDVKDEDRLPFVIDVEDTDGICWSEFSAQSKIASEEHRGWMCIPMLWIDVLVDMDPSVLPLSFSKAVFWARSHLTMVEPETSVQTVGTWLSTSATEISTSFGWKVPTGFDDGGVGKESKNSIKVSVMHLPLIRTFNRLTTHFLALMRLGELRKQWTWEPSMAESLILSLLDSNDDVRQFGKCILEQVSSTRGLACGLKFLCSSGCSLAAMFLGLRHALKVVQLDSVVSKFQTLQHFFFVLCKLIKEGDLHKPDLQQNSSDDSKIRKYSSQEKFRYLLSRIAWPSIRMFLVEGKAFIDYSLCQMTCVRVLEILPVVFERLFQPLFKHAWDNGKMVENPSNFGWLYDLMDWGKSSLKVVVVYWKRTVIYLLNLLKGFCSNASELTVRAIEKLISCDNISIDQLTEQVSHLRVALSKEVSFDNVMITSKPKAPDVLPVPVEDADVQILDSVSVSDKRNKSDVIVVSDDEAEKQISPVKVAASKSDSCQISLDSKKIAPADRSVSQTDTENKGSRNDTSRDLLDDPQQKYALDITSLTSQKLDSDKLRGKQPPHLKSKGGSKSSKNVPLSSQCRIDLKSPESVSSKSSNEAGNSMISETRDSILKELVRETGANPPEAAVKSVRQQQFNLTKLTATVLKRQVIQLKTPAGNRFGNLQRLEAGVKRFKPPRLDDWYRPILEIDYFAIVGLASARKDENRTVSRLKEVPVCFQSPEQYIDIFRPLVLEEFKAQLRSSFLEMSSWGEMYYGSLSVLSVERIDDFHLVRFVHDESDSTSSRSFSDNDLLLLTKEAPENASHDVHMVGKVERRERENKRRSSILLIRFYFLNGSLRLNQARRQLVDRSKWHASRIMSITPQLREFQALSSIKDIPILSAILKPVNDSLCNNESRELGLSNLSQPLQQTLKSSFNDSQLQAISVAIGSTILKKDFDLSLIQGPPGTGKTRTIVAIVSGLLASLQGTKDTKNSLKGHLKQGNGLSITSRPKINQSVAIARAWQDAALARQLNKDVERNEKSVESYFRRRVLICAQSNAAVDELVSRISSQGLYGNDGKMYKPYLVRVGNAKTVHPNSLPFFIDTLVDNRLAEERMHLSDSKKDSGIGSSAALRSNLEKLVDCIRFYEAKRANLKDGNLDLKNSLEDELHKEDETKQMSDSELEITLKKLYEEKKQLFKDLSAAQVQEKKTSEEIRAMKHKLRKLILKDAEIVVTTLSGCGGDLYVVCSESMSNYKFACPSEHTLFDAVVIDEAAQALEPATLIPLQLLKSNGTKCIMVGDPKQLPATVLSNVASKFLYECSMFERLQRAGHPVTMLTKQYRMHPEICRFPSLHFYDSKLMNGEKMSNKSASFHEIEVLGPYLFYDIMDGQELRGKNSGASSLYNEREAEAAVELLRFFKRRYSSEFVGGRIGIITPYKCQLSLLRSRFSSAFGSSVVADMEFNTVDGFQGREVDILILSTVRAADSNSSMNELSSSSIGFVADVRRMNVALTRAKLSLWILGNARTLQTNWNWAALVKDAKERNLVISAKQPYESLFETAPRDTCRRESINNHSRQSKHVENFRGSGKLGKQNEQKVYRDKNSIRSVTRCDGTVAGDGKDFYVQSSKRKPREEHDLPGKMDLPKNFKSIIPGESVTGDESKGKDRSQKKLSSGKKKDKCANPKSTRERSELELGDGHKNLKLSMLRGPKKSIEGKRSQKNLDSSTSSAEGSLKSKEVNDGRDPNPVGASLDLITKRKQQREAVEAILNSSLISSKKSEPSTKSMSSKRPPSPTSAVSGGIRPPKTRKDNLKEKPGYFV; the protein is encoded by the exons atgGCGAAGAGGGAAGTATTATTAGATAGATGGAGAACCatcgaggaagaagaagaacttcACGCCAACGATGGCGATAATCCAGTCATACGACGCCGTCTTCACCTCCTCAAAGAACaatg GTTTTCAGACACATTTAAGTACTTGATTAGTTTGCCCAGAGAAGAACATATATGGTGTGGAGATTTTGATTTGATGGGCCCACTTTTAGAGACATTTTACAATTACTACAAAGATGACCGGCCGGACTCTCCGCTCCGGCTTCTGTGGAAGAGGATGTCTGGCGAAATGCGGCATTGCATCCAGTGTGTATCTCAGCATCATCACGCTCAAGAGATGTATGACAAGGAGTACGAGACGAGTTCTATTGGACCACTTCTTGAGGTGTTAAGGAGTATTGATGAGGAAAGGGTGACTCGGCATCTGAGAGAGATTAATGATAGATTGAAGAAGCAGGAGTATGATCATTTGCGTGATAATGTTGATGTTGTTAGTCTCATGTATGag GTCTTGATGTTTCCTGTCTTACTGGACGATCAATCTTTGCTATCTGAATTTGAATTATTCATCGAAGCAGTCGATAATATGCATGAACTGGCTTTATCTGGACATCAACAGTTTCCG GGTGTTTATGCGTTGCTTTTTCTGAATAGAAGAGTACGCACTGTTGGTAGACGTTTAGCACGATCTATGGAGAAATTGAG GGGAGCAACAGATTTGGAACCTTTGCAGCCTTTACTGAAAAAATTCGTTGGGTTTTTAGAGACAGAAATACTACCATCAGCTTCTAAGACTTCGAGGCCAAGAGCACAGATGGAGCGCCTATCCATATGGCTTGGAATCACATCATT ACTTGAGTTCCTAGAACCTCCAGCTTTTGAAGAAGGCATACTGGAGTGCTATCccattttttttgatattgtgcTCAACCATATCAGTGGCGATTCAGCTGAATTCTCTCATGCAGTAAGCTGTTTGAAAGAACTCTTCAAAATGCTTG GTTGCAAACTCTGGCTGAGGTCTACGTTGTCTCCAAGTGTGATGCGTAACACATTACTGGGCCAGTGTTTCCATACTCGAAATGAGAAAATCCATAAAGACATTTTAGATCTTTTTCCACCTTTTCTGCAG TCCCTTGAGGCTTTGCAAGATGGGGAACATGAAAAGCAACGAAGGCACTTCCTTTATTTCCTACTCCATCAAGTTCCCGTGAGCAGCAACTTCAATGTTCTTACAAGAAAACTTGCATGCAAG ATAGCCCTTCTTATCGTACACCGAGGCTACAAGATGAACCCACCATGCCCCCCTTATGAATGTGCTCATATGTG GGGCCCTTCACTTGTGGCTACTCTGAAGGATTCATCACTTCATAGTGCTCTCCGGCAACCTGCATTTGATCTTATACAGATTATTTTAGTTTCTGATGCTGCTGCCTTGCTAAGTACAATGTGGAGTAACCACACAATTATTGATGCTGATACAAACATTTGTCTTGAGCTGAATGATGATGTTAAAGATGAAGATAGGCTTCCATTTGTTATTGACGTCGAAGATACGGATGGTATATGTTGGAGTGAATTCAGTGCACAGAGCAAGATCGCTTCTGAAGAGCACAGAGGATGGATGTGCATTCCCATGCTATGGATTGATGTTTTAGTTGATATGGACCCATCAGTCCTTCCATTGTCATTTTCGAAGGCTGTTTTCTGGGCTCGATCTCATTTGACAATGGTAGAACCTGAAACCAGTGTGCAAACAGTTGGAACCTGGCTTTCAACTTCAGCCACAGAAATCTCCACTTCATTTGGGTGGAAGGTTCCGACAGGTTTTGATGATGGTGGGGTTGGAAAGGAGTCGAAAAACTCTATCAAAGTGTCAGTGATGCATCTTCCTTTAATAAGAACATTCAACAG GTTAACCACACACTTTTTAGCTCTAATGAGGCTAGGGGAATTACGGAAGCAATGGACTTGGGAGCCAAGCATGGCAGAGAGCTTGATCCTTTCACTTTTGGATTCTAATGAT GATGTGAGACAATTTGGCAAATGTATCTTGGAGCAGGTCTCAAGCACACGGGGTCTTGCATGTGGTTTGAAGTTTCTTTGCTCCAGCGGTTGTTCTTTGGCAGCCATGTTTTTAGGCTTGAGACATGCTTTGAAAGTG GTTCAACTGGATTCTGTTGTATCGAAGTTTCAGACTTTacaacattttttctttgttctatgCAAACTAATTAAAGAAGGGGATTTACATAAACCAGATTTGCAACAAAATTCATCTGATGACTCAAAGATCAGAAAGTACTCTTCCCAAG AGAAATTTCGCTACTTACTATCAAGAATTGCATGGCCATCAATTCGGATGTTCTTGGTAGAAGGAAAGGCATTTATTGATTACAGTCTTTGTCAG ATGACATGTGTCCGTGTGCTTGAGATCCTCCCTGTTGTTTTCGAGAGACTTTTCCAACCTCTGTTTAAACATGCATGGGATAATGGAAAGATGGTGGAAAATCCATCCAACTTTGGATGGCTTTATGATCTGATGGATTGGGGAAAGTCATCGCTTAAAGTTGTAGTTGTCTACTGGAAGCGAACAGTAATTTATCTACTGAATCTGCTTAAAGGCTTTTGCAGTAATGCTTCTGAGTTGACTGTCAGGGCCATTGAAAAACTTATTTCATGTG ATAATATAAGCATTGATCAATTGACAGAACAAGTATCACACCTTCGGGTTGCATTATCCAAGGAAGTGTCTTTTGATAATGTAATGATCACTTCAAAACCAAAAGCTCCAGATGTGCTTCCTGTTCCTGTAGAGGATGCTGATGTTCAAATTCTAGACTCAGTATCAGTGAGTGataagagaaataaaagtgacGTGATTGTAGTTTCAGATGATGAAgctgaaaaacaaatttcaccTGTTAAGGTGGCTGCTTCCAAAAGTGACTCATGTCAAATAAGTTTGGATAGCAAGAAAATTGCTCCTGCTGATAGAAGTGTTTCACAAACTGATACTGAAAATAAGGGATCTAGAAATGATACCTCAAGGGATCTACTGGATGACCCCCAACAAAAATATGCATTAGACATTACCAGTCTCACTTCTCAGAAGCTGGATTCTGATAAATTAAGAGGCAAACAACCTCCTCATCTCAAATCAAAAGGTGGATCTAAAAGCAGTAAAAATGTTCCTCTTTCATCCCAATGTAGAATTGATCTGAAGAGTCCTGAGTCTGTCAGCTCAAAAAGCTCGAATGAAGCTGGCAACAGCATGATTTCTGAAACAAGAGATTCAATACTGAAGGAGTTAGTGCGTGAAACTGGTGCTAATCCACCAGAGGCTGCAGTAAAATCTGTGAGGCAGCAGCAGTTTAATCTGACAAAGTTAACTGCCACTGTTCTTAAACGACAAGTTATCCAACTTAAAACACCTGCTGGAAATAGATTTGGAAATTTACAGAGACTGGAGGCTGGAGTTAAAAGATTCAAGCCTCCTAGACTTGATGACTGGTATAGACCCATTTTGGAAATAGATTACTTTGCTATAGTGGGATTAGCATCTGCAAGAAAAGATGAGAATCGGACTGTTAGTAGATTAAAGGAGGTTCCTGTGTGTTTCCAATCACCAGAACAGTACATTGACATTTTCCGGCCACTTGTTTTGGAGGAGTTTAAAGCACAGTTGCGTAGTTCCTTTTTGGAGATGTCTTCATGGGGGGAGATGTATTATGGCAGTCTATCCGTGTTGTCTGTTGAAAGGATTGATGACTTTCATCTTGTCCGGTTTGTCCATGATGAAAGTGATTCTACATCATCTAGAAGCTTTTCTGATAATGACCTTCTTTTGCTAACTAAAGAAGCTCCAGAAAATGCATCCCATGATGTTCATATGGTTGGAAAG GTGGAGAGGCGtgaaagagagaataaaagaagGTCAAGTATACTTCTCATCAGGTTCTATTTTCTAAATGGTTCTTTGCGTTTAAATCAAGCTAGGAGGCAACTTGTCGATCGTAGCAAATGGCATGCAAGTCGCATCATGAGCATTACACCTCAACTTAGAGAATTTCAGGCTCTATCATCAATAAAGGACATTCCCATCCTTTCAGCTATCTTAAAACCTGTCAATGATTCTCTATGTAATAATGAATCGAGAGAACTAGGTCTGAGTAATCTTTCTCAGCCCTTGCAGCAGACACTGAAGTCATCTTTTAATGACAGCCAACTGCAAGCTATAAGTGTCGCGATTGGATCAACTATTTTGAAGAAAGATTTTGATCTGTCTCTAATACAGGGTCCTCCAG GGACTGGGAAGACCAGAACCATAGTGGCCATTGTCAGTGGCTTGCTTGCTTCACTACAAGGAACAAAGGATACAAAAAATTCTCTAAAGGGACATTTGAAACAAGGTAATGGTTTGTCCATAACTTCAAGGCCAAAGATTAACCAGTCTGTTGCAATTGCCAGGGCTTGGCAGGATGCAGCGTTGGCTAGGCAGTTAAACAAGGACgtggaaagaaatgaaaagtcTGTGGAAAGTTATTTTAGGAGAAGGGTGCTAATCTGTGCCCAATCAAATGCTGCTGTTGATGAGTTGGTGTCAAGAATTTCCAGTCAAGGACTTTATGGCAATGATGGGAAAATGTACAAGCCATATCTTGTAAGGGTTGGCAATGCAAAAACGGTTCATCCAAATTCACTTCCATTCTTTATCGATACACTTGTTGATAATCGTCTTGCTGAAGAGAGGATGCATTTGAGTGATTCTAAGAAAGATTCAGGTATAGGCTCTTCTGCAGCATTGCGTTCTAATCTGGAAAAGTTAGTTGATTGCATTAGGTTCTATGAGGCTAAGCGGGCTAACTTGAAGGATGGAAATTTGGACCTCAAAAATTCTTTGGAAGATGAATTGCATAAAGAGGATGAAACAAAGCAAATGTCAGATTCTGAATTAGAGATCACACTAAAGAAATTatatgaagaaaagaaacaacttTTTAAAGATCTTAGTGCTGCTCAGGTGCAAGAGAAGAAAACTAGTGAAGAAATCAGAGCAATGAAACATAAGCTGCGGAAGTTGATATTAAAGGATGCTGAAATAGTGGTAACGACATTAAGTGGATGTGGTGGAGATCTCTATGTAGTTTGTTCTGAATCTatgtcaaattataaatttgctTGTCCATCTGAACATACCCTATTTGATGCAGTTGTGATTGATGAAGCAGCTCAG GCACTGGAACCTGCTACTTTGATTCCTCTTCAACTTTTAAAGTCAAATGGGACAAAGTGCATTATG GTTGGTGATCCGAAGCAGCTTCCTGCAACAGTTCTCTCTAATGTTGCAAGCAAGTTTCTTTATGAATGTAGCATGTTTGAGCGTCTACAAAGGGCTGGTCACCCAGTAACCATGCTTACCAAACAG TATAGGATGCACCCAGAGATTTGCCGGTTTCCCTCCTTGCACTTTTATGATAGCAAGTTGATGAATGGAGAGAAAATGTCAAACAAATCAGCATCATTTCATGAGATTGAGGTTCTTGGCCCTTATTTATTCTATGACATTATGGACGGCCAGGAGCTTCGCGGTAAAAATTCTGGTGCATCGTCCCTTTATAATGAACGTGAGGCTGAAGCTGCAGTTGAACTACTACGATTTTTCAAAAGGAG GTACTCATCCGAGTTTGTTGGTGGTAGAATTGGCATCATAACTCCATACAAATGCCAGCTCTCACTTCTGCGCTCTCGTTTTTCTAGTGCATTTGGATCATCTGTTGTCGCTGATATGGAGTTCAATACTGTTGATGGCTTTCAGGGACGAGAGGTTGATATACTGATACTTTCCACTGTTAGAGCAGCTGATTCAAATTCCTCTATGAATGAGTTGAGCTCCAGCAGTATTGGGTTTGTCGCTGATGTAAGACGGATGAATGTTGCCCTGACAAGAGCCAAGCTCTCCCTTTGGATTTTGGGTAATGCGAGGACCTTGCAGACGAACTGGAACTGGGCAGCTCTAGTAAAGGATGCTAAAGAGAGAAACTTGGTCATCTCAGCAAAACAGCCATATGAATCCTTGTTCGAAACAGCTCCTAGGGATACTTGCAGGAGAGAGAGTATTAATAATCATTCAAGACAGTCAAAGCATGTTGAAAATTTTAGAGGCAGCGGCAAACTAGGCAAACAAAATGAACAGAAAGTGTACAGGGATAAAAACTCTATTCGTTCCGTTACTCGATGCGATGGTACTGTTGCTGGAGATGGTAAGGATTTTTATGTACAAAGCAGCAAAAGAAAACCCAGAGAGGAACATGATCTTCCAGGGAAAATGGATCTTCCGAAAAATTTCAAGTCTATCATTCCAGGGGAATCTGTTACTGGTGATGAAAGCAAGGGCAAAGACAGAAGTCAGAAGAAACTTAGCTCTGGTAAGAAGAAAGATAAATGTGCAAATCCGAAGAGTACTAGGGAGCGTTCTGAACTTGAACTGGGTGATGGCcacaaaaatttgaaattgagcATGTTGAGGGGACCAAAGAAATCTATTGAAGGTAAGAGAAGCCAGAAGAATTTGGACAGTTCTACATCCTCAGCTGAAGGCAGCCTCAAAAGTAAGGAGGTCAATGACGGTAGAGATCCTAATCCTGTAGGTGCTTCTTTAGATTTAATTACAAAGAGGAAACAACAACGTGAAGCTGTTGAGGCCATTCTAAACTCATCTCTCATTTCCTCCAAGAAGTCAGAACCATCAACGAAATCTATGTCTTCCAAAAGGCCTCCTTCTCCAACCTCAGCTGTAAGTGGTGGAATCAGACCACCCAAGACAAGAAAAG ACAATCTAAAAGAGAAACCTGGATACTTTGTGTAA